In the genome of Ignavibacteriales bacterium, one region contains:
- a CDS encoding TrkH family potassium uptake protein, with product MNYKIVINIVGFLLILTGGFIVTGIPFSIYYNSDDILSLLICGAGTSLIGLLTWYLTRSVDRSDIGKREGYLVVSLGWIFMSLFGALPFVVHGSIPNYTDAFFETMSGFTTTGASILKDIESVPAGLLFWRSLTQWLGGMGIIVLSLAILPLLGIGGMQLFSAEVPGITKDKFHPRVKETAKRLWGIYVILTAAEILLLLVGGLSLFDAINHAFTTMATGGFSTKNASTAYYTSPYVQYVFIVFMIFAGMNFTLHYYALHFRFESFKRNTEFKFYILFLLVATILIMLIHRPHHTFDLEESFRQTLFHVVSLVTTTGYVSSDYENWAPFSRMIFFILLFVGGCAGSTGGGIKFARHYLLLRNGLLELKRLIHPRAVIPVRFNGKAVNQEIISNVQAFFILYILLFVLGSVLLSLLGLDFLTAAGAVATCIGNVGPGMGVVGPVSNFADLPGLSKWILSFFMLVGRLELFTVLILLSTSFWKK from the coding sequence ATGAATTATAAAATTGTAATTAATATCGTCGGCTTTCTTCTTATCCTAACCGGGGGATTTATTGTCACTGGAATTCCTTTCTCAATCTACTATAACTCAGATGACATTTTATCATTGCTGATTTGCGGAGCCGGCACATCACTTATCGGATTGCTTACATGGTACTTAACAAGAAGTGTTGACCGGTCTGACATAGGCAAACGCGAAGGTTATCTTGTTGTCTCACTCGGATGGATATTCATGTCATTGTTCGGTGCGCTGCCATTTGTTGTTCACGGTTCCATTCCAAATTATACTGATGCTTTTTTTGAAACAATGTCAGGGTTCACAACAACAGGCGCTTCTATTTTAAAAGATATTGAATCAGTGCCGGCAGGACTTTTATTCTGGCGAAGTTTAACACAATGGCTCGGCGGAATGGGAATCATCGTATTGTCGCTTGCAATCCTTCCGCTGTTAGGCATTGGTGGTATGCAGCTTTTTTCTGCCGAAGTCCCGGGTATTACAAAAGATAAATTTCACCCGAGAGTAAAAGAAACCGCAAAAAGATTATGGGGAATTTATGTGATACTCACCGCCGCGGAAATCCTTTTACTGCTTGTCGGCGGTTTGAGTTTATTTGACGCGATAAACCATGCATTCACAACAATGGCGACGGGAGGGTTCTCAACAAAAAATGCAAGCACTGCATATTACACTTCACCCTACGTTCAATATGTGTTCATAGTGTTTATGATATTTGCCGGAATGAATTTCACACTTCATTACTATGCGCTTCATTTCAGGTTTGAATCGTTTAAACGAAACACTGAGTTCAAGTTTTATATTTTATTTCTTTTAGTCGCGACAATATTGATAATGCTGATACACCGTCCGCATCACACATTTGATCTTGAAGAATCATTCAGGCAGACGTTATTTCATGTTGTTTCGCTTGTAACAACTACAGGTTATGTTTCTTCTGATTATGAAAACTGGGCACCGTTTTCAAGAATGATTTTTTTTATTCTTCTTTTCGTTGGCGGATGTGCAGGCTCAACAGGAGGCGGAATAAAGTTTGCGCGACATTATTTATTATTAAGAAATGGACTGCTTGAGTTAAAAAGATTAATTCATCCCCGAGCGGTAATACCAGTGAGGTTTAACGGAAAGGCAGTTAACCAGGAAATAATTTCTAATGTTCAGGCATTTTTTATTCTTTACATTCTTTTGTTTGTGTTAGGTTCTGTTCTGCTCTCATTACTTGGACTCGATTTCTTAACAGCCGCAGGTGCTGTTGCAACGTGCATAGGAAATGTTGGACCGGGAATGGGTGTTGTGGGTCCTGTAAGTAATTTTGCAGACTTGCCTGGTTTGAGTAAATGGATATTAAGTTTCTTTATGCTTGTCGGCAGGCTTGAATTGTTTACGGTGCTTATATTGTTGTCTACATCATTCTGGAAGAAGTAA
- a CDS encoding TrkH family potassium uptake protein, which translates to MNFKVIVNITGFLLILTGGFMLTGIPFSLYYHSNDIISIIISAGITIGAGFCAWYLTKNASKEISKREGYIIVTVGWIAMAAFGTLPFIIHGSIPSFTDAFFETMSGFTTTGSTILKDIEIVPHGLLFWRSMTHWIGGMGIILLSIAIIPFLGVGGMQLYKAEVSGPTKDKLHPRVQDTARRLWFIYVMFTFVEVVLLLIGGMNLFDAVCHAFGTLASGGFSTKNASIAYYNSPFIEYVIIIFMFIAGTNFTLHYYALHGKIGAYWKDSEFKFYFVFTACVVLSIAAYLTLNNNQTAESSLRDSAFSIISILSSTGFATVDYEKWASFSSIIFLILLMFGACAGSTSGGVKMLRYQLLIKNSLLELKRLIHPSAVLPVRHNGKAVPQDIISKVTAFVLIYLAIFAIGSVMLALTGLKLDAAMGSTAACMANIGPGLGSTGPVSNFGHLTDFAKWILSFLMLLGRLEIYTVLVVLSPGFWKS; encoded by the coding sequence ATGAACTTCAAAGTTATTGTTAACATTACCGGTTTCTTACTTATACTTACCGGTGGTTTTATGTTAACGGGAATTCCGTTCTCGCTGTACTATCACAGCAATGATATTATTTCAATAATAATTTCTGCCGGTATAACCATCGGGGCAGGTTTTTGTGCATGGTACCTAACAAAGAATGCTTCAAAAGAAATCTCAAAGCGTGAAGGTTATATAATTGTAACAGTTGGTTGGATAGCTATGGCAGCATTCGGCACTTTACCATTTATTATTCACGGGTCAATACCTTCATTTACTGATGCTTTTTTCGAAACAATGTCCGGCTTTACTACAACCGGCTCTACAATACTTAAAGATATTGAAATTGTTCCGCATGGACTTTTATTCTGGCGATCAATGACTCACTGGATTGGCGGAATGGGGATTATTCTTTTATCAATCGCCATAATTCCTTTTCTTGGAGTTGGAGGTATGCAGTTATATAAAGCTGAAGTATCAGGTCCCACAAAGGACAAACTACATCCAAGAGTTCAGGATACGGCAAGAAGGTTATGGTTCATTTATGTTATGTTCACTTTTGTTGAAGTTGTTTTATTGTTGATCGGAGGAATGAATTTATTTGATGCTGTATGCCATGCATTCGGTACACTTGCCAGCGGAGGTTTCTCAACTAAAAATGCAAGCATTGCCTATTACAACTCACCTTTTATTGAGTACGTAATAATTATTTTCATGTTCATCGCCGGAACAAATTTTACATTACACTACTACGCATTACACGGAAAGATCGGCGCATACTGGAAGGACAGTGAATTTAAATTCTACTTTGTATTTACTGCTTGTGTTGTGCTTTCGATAGCGGCTTACTTAACACTTAATAACAACCAAACCGCTGAATCATCATTACGTGACTCAGCCTTCAGTATAATTTCAATACTTAGTTCAACAGGATTTGCAACTGTTGACTATGAAAAGTGGGCATCATTCTCGTCGATTATATTCCTGATACTTTTGATGTTTGGTGCATGCGCAGGCTCAACAAGCGGCGGCGTTAAAATGCTTCGTTACCAGCTATTAATAAAAAACAGTCTGTTAGAATTAAAGAGATTGATACATCCAAGTGCGGTGCTGCCTGTAAGGCACAATGGAAAAGCTGTGCCGCAGGATATTATTTCAAAAGTTACTGCGTTTGTTTTGATCTATCTTGCTATTTTTGCAATTGGTTCTGTAATGCTTGCTTTAACAGGACTTAAACTTGACGCAGCAATGGGATCAACTGCTGCATGTATGGCAAATATAGGTCCGGGGCTTGGTTCAACGGGACCCGTATCAAACTTTGGACATTTAACTGATTTTGCTAAATGGATACTTAGTTTTCTTATGCTGCTCGGAAGACTTGAGATTTACACTGTACTTGTTGTTCTTTCGCCGGGCTTCTGGAAATCCTGA
- a CDS encoding sigma-54-dependent Fis family transcriptional regulator: MKDSILIIDDENELRILLSKLLKLEGYIIFEADNAEKGINILKKEDISLIVTDVRLPGVNGIDLIQQFREINPVCEVIVLTAYGTIEDGVRAIKEGAFDYITKGDEDNKIVPLVQHAIEKVHLKKRIEHLEKSVGEKYNFDIISGESEKIKKAKELGVKISATDVPVLLLGETGTGKELFAQAIHYSGSRKNKPFIPVNCSAIAKDILESEMFGYKAGAFTGANKNKKGLFEEAHHGTLFLDEIGELDLTLQAKFLRVLETNDFIKPGDTKPTQVDVRIIAATNRDIEKEAKEGNFRLDLYYRLSVMKIELPSLKERSEDIPLLVEVFVKQFSKKLNRKINEITPAFTDKIRHYNFPGNIRELRNVIERAVILSEGNVLTENSLPKEFFSSMHNSDSSRLEDIERIHILKILESVEGNKTRTAELLGIGLTTLYRKLQSYGIE; this comes from the coding sequence ATGAAAGATTCAATTTTAATAATTGATGATGAGAATGAGTTAAGAATACTTCTTTCAAAACTTTTAAAGCTTGAAGGTTATATTATTTTCGAAGCAGACAACGCTGAGAAAGGAATTAATATTCTTAAGAAGGAAGACATCTCGCTTATAGTAACCGATGTAAGACTACCCGGGGTAAACGGAATCGATCTCATACAACAATTCAGAGAAATAAATCCTGTTTGCGAAGTTATCGTTCTTACCGCCTACGGCACAATTGAAGACGGAGTTCGCGCAATAAAAGAAGGCGCATTCGACTACATAACAAAAGGTGATGAAGACAATAAAATTGTTCCGTTAGTCCAGCACGCTATTGAAAAAGTTCATCTAAAAAAAAGAATTGAACATCTTGAAAAAAGTGTTGGCGAAAAATATAACTTTGATATTATTTCAGGTGAATCGGAAAAAATAAAAAAAGCTAAAGAGCTTGGAGTTAAAATATCAGCTACAGATGTTCCTGTTTTATTGCTTGGTGAAACTGGTACAGGCAAAGAATTATTTGCGCAAGCAATACATTATTCGGGTTCGAGAAAAAACAAACCGTTTATTCCCGTTAACTGCAGTGCAATCGCAAAAGATATTCTTGAATCTGAAATGTTCGGTTATAAAGCAGGCGCTTTTACAGGTGCGAATAAAAATAAAAAAGGTTTGTTTGAAGAAGCACATCACGGCACTTTATTCTTAGATGAAATTGGTGAACTTGATCTTACACTACAGGCAAAATTTTTACGAGTACTTGAGACAAATGATTTTATTAAACCGGGCGATACAAAACCCACGCAGGTTGATGTACGGATAATAGCCGCAACAAACCGGGATATTGAAAAGGAAGCAAAGGAAGGAAACTTCCGGCTGGATCTGTATTACAGGTTAAGCGTAATGAAAATTGAACTTCCTTCTCTGAAAGAAAGAAGTGAAGATATACCTTTGCTTGTTGAGGTATTTGTTAAACAGTTCAGTAAAAAACTGAACAGGAAAATAAATGAGATCACCCCGGCGTTTACAGATAAGATAAGGCATTATAACTTTCCCGGTAATATTCGCGAGTTAAGAAATGTTATTGAACGGGCTGTCATACTTTCTGAAGGAAATGTGCTTACAGAAAATAGTTTACCAAAAGAATTTTTTAGTTCAATGCATAATTCTGATTCATCAAGACTTGAGGACATTGAAAGAATTCACATATTAAAAATTCTTGAATCAGTCGAAGGTAATAAAACACGCACGGCAGAGCTACTTGGAATTGGCTTAACCACACTTTATAGAAAACTTCAGTCTTACGGAATTGAATAA
- the kdpF gene encoding K(+)-transporting ATPase subunit F, with protein MIALLIISVFVFAYLFYALIKPEKF; from the coding sequence ATGATCGCTCTGTTGATAATAAGTGTATTTGTTTTTGCTTATCTCTTTTACGCACTGATAAAACCGGAAAAATTTTAG
- the kdpA gene encoding potassium-transporting ATPase subunit KdpA, with protein sequence MNSEISGVVMILLLTFVFAYPLGKYFSKVFKGEKTWSDFLSPLEQFIFRACKIDPNESMNWKENMKALLRLNLVFFLWSIIILMIQGSIPIWNPVEIISMEATLAYNTATSFVSNTNLQHYSGETGLSYFSQLLVIGFMQFVSAAVGIAALALLFKGIVQKRATDIGNFYNLFLKSLTRILLPLSIVVAVILLFNGMPQTFNGLQEVHTLEGDTVLVATGPVSSVIAIKQLGTNGGGYFGPNSTHPFENPNYLTNVVENFSILIIPVALVFAFGFYLNKKKFAWILFGVMTIVFLLFVSSSITFESAGNPEIAKLGIEQPMGSMEGKEVRFGSEASALWGVSTTSTSNGSVNSMHDSHTPLSGGIFLLDMMINAIYGGVGVGFINFFMFVVIAVFIGGLMIGRTPEFLGKKIEAREVKIASLIILLHPFLILIGTAIASFIVANDSNIGWLNNPSFHGFSEMLYEFTSAAANNGSGFEGLGDNTPFWNIATGTVMLLGRYLPIIGPIAIAGSLASKKTVPQSEGTLKVDTVAFGIVLLGVLVVVAALSFFPALTLGPIAEYFSM encoded by the coding sequence ATGAATTCAGAAATATCAGGAGTTGTTATGATCCTCCTGCTCACATTTGTTTTTGCTTATCCGTTAGGGAAATATTTCAGCAAAGTATTTAAAGGTGAAAAAACCTGGAGTGATTTTCTTTCACCTTTAGAACAGTTCATCTTCCGGGCTTGTAAGATAGATCCGAATGAATCAATGAACTGGAAAGAAAATATGAAAGCTCTGCTAAGGCTTAATCTTGTTTTCTTTCTCTGGTCGATAATCATACTAATGATTCAGGGATCTATCCCGATCTGGAATCCTGTTGAAATCATTTCGATGGAAGCAACATTGGCTTACAACACAGCAACAAGTTTCGTTTCCAACACAAACCTTCAGCACTATTCCGGGGAAACAGGATTATCTTATTTCTCACAGTTGCTGGTAATTGGTTTTATGCAGTTTGTATCTGCTGCTGTTGGAATTGCAGCACTTGCATTGTTGTTTAAAGGAATTGTTCAGAAACGGGCAACAGATATTGGAAACTTTTATAATTTATTTTTGAAAAGTTTAACAAGAATTTTACTTCCGCTTTCAATTGTTGTTGCAGTTATTCTTCTTTTTAATGGAATGCCTCAGACTTTTAATGGTTTGCAGGAAGTTCATACACTTGAAGGTGATACGGTTCTGGTTGCAACCGGTCCAGTATCATCTGTTATTGCTATTAAACAGCTCGGAACAAACGGCGGCGGATATTTTGGACCAAACTCAACCCATCCATTTGAGAACCCAAATTATTTAACAAATGTAGTTGAGAATTTTTCAATTTTAATCATTCCTGTTGCATTGGTTTTTGCTTTCGGGTTTTATTTAAACAAGAAAAAGTTTGCCTGGATTTTATTTGGTGTAATGACAATTGTCTTTCTATTATTTGTAAGCAGTTCAATTACTTTTGAATCCGCAGGAAATCCTGAAATAGCAAAACTTGGTATTGAACAACCAATGGGAAGTATGGAAGGCAAGGAAGTTCGTTTTGGTTCTGAAGCTTCTGCTCTGTGGGGTGTGTCAACAACTTCAACTTCGAACGGTTCTGTTAATTCAATGCACGACAGCCATACTCCGTTATCCGGTGGTATATTTTTACTGGATATGATGATCAATGCAATTTATGGCGGAGTTGGTGTTGGCTTTATAAACTTTTTTATGTTCGTAGTGATTGCAGTATTTATCGGTGGATTGATGATCGGAAGAACTCCGGAATTTCTTGGTAAAAAAATTGAAGCAAGAGAAGTTAAGATTGCATCGCTGATAATTCTTCTTCACCCGTTTTTAATTTTGATAGGAACCGCGATAGCATCATTTATAGTGGCAAATGATTCAAACATCGGCTGGTTAAATAATCCATCCTTTCACGGGTTTTCCGAAATGTTATATGAATTTACATCTGCCGCAGCAAATAACGGTTCGGGTTTTGAAGGACTCGGTGATAATACTCCGTTCTGGAATATCGCAACCGGCACTGTGATGCTTCTTGGAAGATACCTGCCAATCATTGGTCCCATCGCAATCGCAGGTTCACTTGCATCAAAGAAAACTGTACCTCAATCAGAAGGAACTTTGAAGGTTGATACAGTTGCCTTTGGTATTGTATTGCTTGGAGTGTTGGTAGTTGTTGCTGCCTTATCATTTTTCCCGGCACTTACACTTGGTCCAATTGCAGAATATTTTTCAATGTGA
- the kdpB gene encoding potassium-transporting ATPase subunit KdpB, whose protein sequence is MKRQKNINLFTPELIKEAVIESFVKLNPKVMIKNPVMFTVEIGTVIMTVITFYSISPASGQGSVIYNFVITLLLLLTVLFANFAEAIAEARGKAQAASLRKTRHETQAKLIQKDGTIKLISSSQLKKGDVFLAEAGDIISIDGEIIEGIASIDESAITGESAPVIREAGTDHSGVIGGTKVLSDKIKIQAATQPGETFLDKMIELVEGAKRQKTPNEIALTILLASFTIVFLLVTVTLHPFSTYANTAITIASLISLFVCLIPTTIGGLLSAIGIAGMDRALRVNVIAKSGKAVENAGDIDTVLLDKTGTITIGNRKATNMFPLNGIDKKEFVKYCLLSSLADPTPEGKSIVELAPKLEPYVLQKTAKDGTFIPFTAESRMSGIDLPDGNSIRKGSWDAISNWIEKEDHLKSEIEKHINEIAEKGGTPLVVALSKKAVGVIQLEDIIKPGIKERFARLRKMGVKTVMVTGDNPLTAKFIATQAGVDDFIAEAKPVDKMNYILNEQREGKLVAMMGDGTNDAPALAQADVGVAMNSGTQAAKEASNMVDLDSDPTKLLEVIEIGKQMLITRGNVTTFSIVNDVAKYFAIVPALFAATIPGLNALNIMKLESPESAVLSAVIFNALIIPALIPLALRGVKYKPIGASALLTRNLLIYGLGGLIIPFIGIKLIDLMVSVFI, encoded by the coding sequence ATGAAACGACAAAAAAACATAAATCTGTTTACACCGGAGTTAATTAAAGAAGCCGTTATAGAATCATTTGTAAAACTTAATCCAAAAGTGATGATTAAAAATCCTGTAATGTTTACGGTAGAAATAGGGACTGTGATAATGACGGTGATCACATTTTATTCTATTTCACCTGCAAGCGGTCAGGGTTCGGTCATTTATAATTTTGTAATCACTTTACTTCTTCTGTTGACTGTATTGTTTGCAAACTTTGCGGAAGCAATTGCCGAAGCAAGAGGCAAAGCACAGGCGGCATCATTAAGAAAAACACGGCACGAAACCCAGGCAAAACTTATTCAGAAAGACGGTACAATTAAACTGATCAGTTCATCACAACTAAAAAAAGGCGATGTGTTTTTAGCTGAAGCAGGCGATATCATATCTATTGATGGTGAAATAATTGAAGGAATTGCATCAATAGATGAATCGGCGATAACAGGTGAATCAGCTCCGGTGATAAGAGAAGCAGGAACGGATCATTCGGGCGTTATTGGCGGAACAAAAGTTTTATCAGATAAAATAAAAATCCAGGCAGCCACACAACCCGGTGAAACTTTTCTTGATAAAATGATTGAACTTGTTGAAGGCGCTAAGAGACAAAAAACTCCGAATGAAATTGCATTAACAATTTTGCTTGCGAGTTTTACAATTGTGTTTCTTCTTGTTACTGTAACCCTTCACCCGTTCAGTACGTATGCAAATACAGCAATAACTATTGCGTCACTCATTTCATTATTCGTCTGCCTGATCCCAACTACAATTGGCGGGTTGTTATCTGCAATTGGTATCGCCGGTATGGACAGAGCGCTTAGAGTGAATGTAATTGCAAAATCCGGTAAAGCAGTTGAAAACGCCGGTGATATTGACACAGTTCTTCTTGATAAAACCGGAACAATTACAATCGGTAACCGCAAAGCTACAAACATGTTTCCACTGAACGGGATAGATAAAAAAGAATTTGTCAAATATTGTTTATTAAGTTCGCTTGCTGACCCGACCCCTGAAGGAAAATCAATTGTTGAATTAGCCCCTAAGCTTGAGCCATATGTATTACAAAAAACTGCTAAGGATGGAACATTCATTCCGTTTACTGCGGAATCAAGAATGAGTGGAATCGATTTGCCGGATGGAAATTCAATCCGAAAAGGATCATGGGATGCAATATCAAACTGGATTGAAAAAGAAGATCATCTTAAATCAGAAATTGAAAAACACATAAATGAAATTGCAGAGAAAGGTGGAACTCCTCTTGTTGTTGCCCTAAGTAAAAAAGCAGTTGGAGTTATACAACTTGAAGACATTATAAAACCAGGTATTAAAGAGCGGTTTGCCCGTCTTAGAAAAATGGGAGTTAAAACAGTAATGGTTACAGGTGATAATCCGTTAACAGCAAAGTTTATTGCAACACAGGCTGGTGTTGATGATTTTATTGCTGAAGCAAAACCTGTTGATAAAATGAACTACATTTTAAATGAACAACGTGAAGGGAAACTTGTCGCAATGATGGGCGATGGTACAAACGATGCGCCTGCACTTGCACAGGCAGATGTTGGCGTTGCAATGAACTCAGGAACTCAAGCGGCTAAAGAAGCTTCGAACATGGTTGATCTTGATAGCGACCCGACAAAACTTCTTGAAGTAATTGAGATTGGAAAGCAGATGCTCATCACAAGAGGAAATGTAACAACGTTCTCAATTGTTAATGATGTGGCGAAATATTTTGCAATAGTTCCGGCGTTATTTGCGGCAACAATTCCCGGCTTAAATGCATTGAATATTATGAAACTTGAAAGTCCTGAATCCGCGGTTTTATCTGCAGTAATATTTAATGCACTTATCATACCTGCTTTAATTCCGCTGGCATTAAGGGGAGTAAAGTACAAACCGATTGGCGCTTCAGCTTTACTGACAAGAAATTTATTAATCTATGGATTAGGTGGTCTGATTATTCCATTCATTGGAATAAAGTTAATTGATTTGATGGTATCAGTATTTATTTAA
- a CDS encoding K(+)-transporting ATPase subunit C: MKNILKDIKLHFATLILFGLLFPLLIWVFGLIFPSQANGLPVYKNGKLVGFENIGQKFYSDKYFWGRPSAVDYNAAATGGSNKGPTNPDYIAEVEKRIDDFLRKNPEIKRNEIPSDLVTASGGGLDPHISPQAAFIQIPRVADVRGIERTVIKKLVEENIEPPLFGMFGTEKVNVLKLNMALDELK, translated from the coding sequence ATGAAAAACATTTTAAAAGATATAAAACTTCACTTTGCAACTTTAATTTTATTTGGATTGTTATTCCCGTTACTTATCTGGGTGTTCGGATTGATATTCCCATCACAGGCAAACGGCTTGCCTGTTTATAAAAATGGTAAGCTCGTCGGATTTGAAAATATCGGGCAAAAATTTTATTCGGATAAATATTTTTGGGGAAGACCTTCTGCTGTTGATTACAATGCTGCTGCAACAGGCGGCTCAAACAAAGGTCCGACAAACCCAGATTACATTGCTGAAGTTGAGAAAAGGATTGATGACTTTTTACGAAAAAATCCTGAAATAAAAAGAAATGAAATACCTTCAGACCTTGTTACTGCATCAGGAGGAGGACTTGATCCTCATATCTCGCCGCAAGCAGCGTTCATACAAATTCCAAGGGTTGCAGATGTAAGAGGAATAGAGAGGACAGTAATCAAAAAATTGGTTGAAGAAAATATTGAACCTCCTCTATTCGGAATGTTTGGAACTGAAAAAGTAAATGTTCTGAAATTAAATATGGCACTTGACGAACTAAAATAA